A region of the Ammospiza nelsoni isolate bAmmNel1 chromosome 14, bAmmNel1.pri, whole genome shotgun sequence genome:
CTAATTCTAAACTCCTCCACAATTTAAAGTCGAGTCCCTAAGCAGATATTGGCTCTTGCTATGTCCCAAGCCAAGAAGATAATGTAATTAACATAATAAAACATGGTGATTTACATACCACCCACATAACTCAGGCAAATAAATTATCCTCccacaaatacaaaaaaaaatcctgacatATTTAGGGAAGTTAGCTTTAGAGTTAAATTCAAGCATAGAAATATGAAGTAAACAATTCAGTATTCAAGTTAGTTTACAGCTCTTTAGGGGCCTGACAGATCATCCAAGCTCAAAGACAGTGGAGAATTTGGTTAGCTGCTCAACcttttttcatagaaaaataCCATGTCTatagaagaaatgaaattaatttcaactTACTCAGTGATCCACTCTTTTATTTGACCTTAGTTAAAGGCAAACCAAGTACAGATACTGTACATTACAATGTATGCACATAGAACAAACAGTTGTTCTTCATTCGACCTTAAAGGCTCAAACCTCCACACTTGTTTATTTAGAGCCCTTTGCAGGCAATGACTTCTCTCAGAAACACATTGCACCCACATTTAAATATAGAGAGATCCATCTGCAGGTCCCACATAGCCAACACCTATTAGCAGCACATCAATCAGTGTCCATATTCCAAGTCCACCGAAGCTGAAGAGTTTTCCCAGACCTTCCCGCCACTGACCCAAATAGAAACGATCGGCACCAAATCCACCAAGGGTGatgctaaaagaataaaatatgattaattattattattatctttaGAAGAACTGAGCTTGGGTACCTAAGTGTTTTTCCTCCAGATGTGTTTGCTGAAGACAGCCAGCACTGTTGAATGTGATCCCTTCATGCATTCTATACCCACCATTTCAAGCTAGACTATCTGAAATACTGATTATCCAGCACACCTTTAAAAAATACCAAGCAGAAAACCACAGAACCtgaagattttaaagaaaacaaatctattTTAGCTTGACATTATCCAATAGTTCCTGCTTACCTTAGTGCCAAGGCAGTAGACCACTTATAACCTCCAGTCCAGTTGCAATAGAGCATCTTAGGAAAGACACGGTTACCTAAAcattagaaaatattaaaacctTAATGCAATAAACAAAGACCATATTATAAGGAAGAAAACGACAAGGAAGAAGATACTACACTTTTCCAAAAGGAGTCTCAAAGGGTTGTCACTAACTGAGAAACAATTGTCAACACACAAGCTCATTTATACCCTGCAGTTCTCTGTTCCAGCAGTCTTGGTCCCATATCAGAAAAGTCAGTGAACAAACAGAGGGAAAATTAAGCCTAGTTGGATGGAAtcagcataatttttttaaattggccTATGGAGACACTTGATATTGATTCTATTAGTGGTCTGAGAATCAGACCACTAATAGGTTCAGGTAATTTTAACTCACAGATgttgacaaaaataaaaagaactgtTTTCTCTGGTGTGATAGTATACAACAATACATTAAGTCAATGTCTACAGTTAGATGTCACTATTATgctaaaaaatgaaatgcaacaaTAACAAATTCAGTAGATTGATCAAGGAGCTGTTTTGCAAAAGGACATAAACAATCTTTGTATTCGCCCATTACAAAATACGTGGAAAATTCTTTCGAGCACTCCAGCTTTGCCCACCTTACCCAGACAATGAATGTGATCCCGGACTGTGCACGTTGCATTGTATCGCTGTCGAGGGCAGGAAACTGTCATGCAGTTTGTGGAATTGGTACACACATAATCACTTGTGGCCAGCTGCCAGCAAAACTGGCACGTCATGTTAATTGTAAAGTTCTCCTGCTCATGGTTATTCTCATCCTGTAAAAGGACAGCACTATTACTTCAATAGTATTAAAACCAAGAATCAATGTGCAGTATCAAATTAGATTTCATGAGCAGACATTTTGGGCAAAAGAACAATTGTTCTGTTTGCTACCTTTTATAGAGCAGAATAGAAAACCACCAAAGAGGTATCAAAGTCACA
Encoded here:
- the TM2D3 gene encoding TM2 domain-containing protein 3, whose translation is MAARWWRRALRRLCGAALFLSQLSILSGRAGSLMTTKLSQPQSTLAKSLTSTSTNAPYLKAVESTEIPPYLTNCPSNGLCSRLPPDCMTCNTNYSCVYGKTATFDCRVKPHVHCVDENNHEQENFTINMTCQFCWQLATSDYVCTNSTNCMTVSCPRQRYNATCTVRDHIHCLGNRVFPKMLYCNWTGGYKWSTALALSITLGGFGADRFYLGQWREGLGKLFSFGGLGIWTLIDVLLIGVGYVGPADGSLYI